A stretch of Desulfuromonadales bacterium DNA encodes these proteins:
- a CDS encoding DUF1871 family protein has protein sequence MNQDTISKIAAILEAWNPLGERAGNVEGLDGYKYEAIDIISTIRVINGEDKYNRAIKQVLGQSFDLEIEETKLREVSKKIEAILKGEI, from the coding sequence ATGAACCAAGATACAATTTCAAAGATTGCTGCCATTTTAGAGGCCTGGAATCCCCTTGGCGAAAGAGCTGGCAATGTCGAAGGACTTGATGGCTATAAATATGAGGCAATTGACATAATTTCAACCATTCGAGTCATAAATGGAGAAGACAAATACAATAGAGCTATAAAACAGGTACTTGGACAATCATTTGATTTAGAAATTGAAGAGACAAAGCTTCGAGAGGTATCAAAGAAAATTGAAGCAATTTTAAAAGGTGAAATATAG
- a CDS encoding GDSL-type esterase/lipase family protein → MKIRVLAVLVMFLVVLSPGVSGAAGPAGATPERIFYVALGASDAVGIGAIPLDRGYVFRIEDALEARLPTVDLLNLGIPGAMADDIFRTLELALRIGIQPDLVTLWTGANDLSGGEDPAVFEANLEAILAALVIQTDALVVIADLPDLTRLPRFVAEPRASVTLERVAAFNQAIDRQALAAGVQVVRLSRLPITDNLSSDLDGFHPSNEGHLQIAQAFLAVILPALGLD, encoded by the coding sequence ATGAAAATTCGAGTCCTGGCGGTTCTGGTGATGTTCCTGGTGGTTTTGTCCCCGGGGGTAAGCGGGGCGGCCGGCCCGGCCGGCGCAACCCCCGAGCGGATTTTCTATGTCGCCCTCGGCGCCAGCGATGCGGTGGGGATCGGCGCCATTCCCCTCGACAGGGGTTACGTGTTTCGGATCGAGGACGCCCTGGAGGCGCGGCTGCCGACCGTTGACCTGCTCAACCTCGGCATCCCCGGGGCCATGGCCGACGACATCTTCAGAACGCTCGAGCTTGCCCTGCGGATCGGCATCCAGCCCGACCTGGTGACGCTGTGGACCGGCGCCAACGACCTGAGCGGCGGCGAGGACCCGGCGGTTTTCGAGGCGAACCTGGAAGCGATTCTGGCGGCGCTGGTGATCCAGACCGATGCCCTGGTCGTGATTGCCGACCTGCCGGATTTGACCCGGCTGCCCCGCTTCGTGGCCGAGCCGAGAGCATCGGTCACCCTGGAGCGGGTGGCGGCCTTCAACCAGGCCATCGACCGCCAGGCGCTGGCGGCCGGCGTCCAGGTGGTGCGGCTCTCCCGGCTGCCGATCACCGACAATCTGAGCAGCGATCTCGACGGCTTTCATCCCTCCAACGAGGGACACCTGCAGATCGCCCAGGCTTTTCTGGCGGTCATCCTGCCCGCCCTCGGGCTGGACTAG
- a CDS encoding zinc ribbon domain-containing protein YjdM: MSGLPKCPKCGSAYTYEDGTMYVCPECAHEWAIDAVTESAGQPRAVRDAYGNLLQDGDSVTVIKDLKIKGSSSVVKVGTKVKSIRLVEGDHDIDCRIEGIGAMQLKSEFVKKA; the protein is encoded by the coding sequence ATGAGCGGTTTGCCAAAATGTCCCAAATGCGGCTCGGCATACACCTACGAAGATGGAACCATGTATGTCTGTCCGGAATGCGCCCATGAGTGGGCAATCGATGCGGTCACGGAGAGCGCGGGTCAACCCCGTGCCGTGCGTGATGCCTATGGGAATTTGCTTCAGGACGGCGACTCGGTTACCGTGATCAAGGACCTGAAGATAAAGGGCTCTTCGTCGGTGGTTAAAGTCGGAACCAAGGTGAAAAGCATCCGCCTCGTCGAAGGGGATCACGATATCGACTGCCGGATCGAGGGGATTGGCGCCATGCAGTTGAAATCGGAATTTGTAAAAAAGGCATAA
- a CDS encoding diguanylate cyclase, with protein sequence MPSTQEVLFDKSIFAERTNVLEVVLDHVPQGIVVVGRDYRVLAFNRPVDALFKLPAGTFRIGGDFRDIINIWASETGQDAAMRASALARLDQRECFQFAFAQSLHGELRWIVLTHDPLPGGGFVRTFTDITEYKRLEEKLREISRIDSLTGLLNRRTFFESLADEFERSHRYGRPLTLLSIDIDHFKQINDTHGHPMGDKVLREFAQALSPCLRKNDHVGRVGGEEFAVVLPEVALAQGVEAALRVLSMVRQLRVDEPINGTPVKFTVSVGIAESRENTTLEQLVSRADEALYRAKREGRDCCRAAS encoded by the coding sequence ATGCCTTCAACTCAAGAGGTGCTGTTCGATAAAAGCATTTTCGCGGAGCGGACCAACGTCCTGGAAGTGGTGCTCGATCATGTCCCCCAGGGGATCGTGGTGGTCGGGCGGGATTACCGGGTTCTGGCCTTCAACCGGCCGGTGGATGCCCTGTTCAAACTGCCCGCCGGAACCTTTCGCATCGGGGGCGATTTCCGGGACATCATCAACATCTGGGCCAGCGAGACGGGCCAGGATGCGGCCATGCGGGCCAGCGCCCTGGCCAGACTCGATCAGCGGGAATGTTTCCAGTTTGCGTTCGCCCAGTCGCTGCACGGCGAGCTGCGCTGGATCGTGCTGACCCATGATCCCTTGCCGGGCGGCGGTTTCGTTCGGACCTTCACCGATATCACCGAGTACAAGAGACTCGAAGAAAAACTGCGTGAAATCTCCCGCATCGACTCGCTGACCGGGCTGCTGAACCGCCGGACCTTTTTCGAATCCCTCGCCGATGAATTCGAGCGCAGCCACAGATATGGCCGTCCGCTGACCCTGCTGAGCATCGATATCGATCATTTCAAGCAGATCAACGATACCCATGGCCATCCCATGGGGGACAAGGTCCTCCGGGAATTCGCCCAGGCCCTGTCGCCCTGCCTGCGCAAGAATGACCATGTCGGCCGGGTCGGGGGCGAGGAATTCGCGGTGGTCCTGCCGGAGGTGGCGTTGGCACAGGGGGTAGAGGCGGCCTTGCGGGTGTTGTCCATGGTTCGCCAGTTGAGGGTGGATGAGCCGATCAACGGAACGCCCGTAAAATTCACAGTGAGCGTCGGGATCGCCGAGAGCAGGGAGAACACGACTCTGGAGCAGCTTGTATCGCGTGCCGATGAAGCGCTTTACCGGGCGAAAAGAGAAGGCCGCGATTGCTGCAGGGCGGCAAGCTGA
- a CDS encoding MBL fold metallo-hydrolase, with amino-acid sequence MTKRILAAATLAVCMAAALSAAAVAQEPLFETRKITDTVYLFRYGTHQAMFVATAEGVIATDPIGYLRPEAVQAYLAEIRRVTPAPIRYVVYSHHHYDHIAGGQPFREQGAVFIAHRKAKARLEELRHPDVVIPDVGVDNLYLIELGGVRLELHYVGRNHSDNSLVMLLPKERLLFTVDFIPIETLQFRDLPDGYLPDWFDSLDRVLALDWDRMIPGHPYAGGRLGTKEDVANLKQYMTDLSAAVQQAAAEGKCYDRAMQEIKLPKYEKWGNYDRFLPGNIERFCEYWGRGY; translated from the coding sequence ATGACGAAACGCATTCTGGCGGCGGCAACGCTGGCCGTCTGCATGGCGGCCGCCCTGTCCGCAGCGGCGGTCGCCCAGGAGCCTCTCTTCGAAACACGCAAGATCACCGACACCGTGTACCTCTTCCGCTACGGCACCCACCAGGCGATGTTCGTGGCCACTGCCGAGGGCGTCATCGCCACCGACCCGATCGGCTACCTGCGGCCGGAAGCGGTGCAGGCCTATCTGGCCGAGATCCGCCGGGTCACCCCGGCGCCCATCCGCTACGTCGTCTACAGCCACCACCACTACGACCATATTGCCGGCGGCCAGCCCTTCCGTGAGCAGGGCGCGGTCTTCATCGCCCACCGCAAGGCCAAGGCCCGGCTGGAGGAGCTGCGACATCCCGACGTCGTGATCCCGGACGTGGGGGTCGACAATCTCTACCTCATCGAGCTTGGCGGGGTGCGGCTCGAACTCCACTACGTCGGCCGCAACCACTCGGACAACTCGCTGGTGATGCTCCTGCCGAAAGAGCGGCTCCTGTTCACCGTCGATTTCATCCCCATTGAGACGCTCCAGTTCCGCGACCTGCCCGACGGCTACCTCCCCGACTGGTTCGACTCCCTGGACCGCGTCCTGGCTCTCGACTGGGACCGCATGATCCCGGGACACCCCTACGCCGGCGGCCGCCTTGGCACCAAAGAGGACGTGGCCAACCTCAAGCAGTACATGACGGATCTCTCGGCGGCGGTGCAGCAGGCCGCCGCCGAGGGGAAGTGCTACGACCGGGCGATGCAGGAGATCAAGCTGCCCAAATACGAGAAGTGGGGCAACTACGACAGGTTCCTGCCCGGCAACATCGAGCGCTTCTGCGAGTACTGGGGACGCGGGTACTGA